DNA from Halorarum salinum:
GCGCGGCCGCGAGGACGGCGACCGCGCCGGTCCCGCAGGCCCGCGTCTCGTCCTCGACGCCCCGTTCGAACGTTCGCTGACGGAACTCCGCCGCGCGGGCGCCACCGGCGTCGGCTTCGTCGGCCGCGACCGGTTCGGCGAGCGTGACGTTCGCGCCCTCGGGGAACGCGTCGGCGTGGCGGACCGGCGGCGCGACCGACGCCAGGTCGACGGCGTCGAGGTCGTCGACGAACGCCACCGCGTGCGGGACGCCGGTGTTCACCGCCGTGACGGTCAGGCCTTCGACCGACCTCCCGACGAGCGGCCCTCCGCCGGCCAGCGGGACGTCGGCCGGCGCGAACGACGGTCTCCCCATCTCCACCTCGACGCCGTCGTCGCCGACGACGGCCCGTCGGTCGCCCGCCGGGGTCCCGATCACGAACTCGCTCGCGCCGGTCCGATCGGCGGCCCACGAGGCGACACAGCGCGCGCCGTTGCCGCACATCTCGGCGACCGAACCGTCCGGCTGGACGAGCGTCATCCGAACCCGGACGGGGTCGTCGGGCCGGCCGTCGCCGTCGCGACCGGGGGCGTCGGCGGCTCCGGCGTCGAGACCGAGGAACAGGACCCCGTCGGCCCCCCGACGTGCCCCCGCGTCGACGCCGGTCTCCCGGTCGCAGCGGGCCACCGCGAACGCCGCCCGGTCCGGGACCGGTTCCTCCGCGTCGACGACGAGGAAGTCGTTCCCGGTGCCGTGGTACTTCGTGAAACCCACCCTCGTCATCGTTCCAGCCTCGTGAGGTCCGCGAGCGACTCGCGCTCCCTGAGCACGTCGCCCGACGGCGTGACGTCCGCGGGACGCGGCCGGGAGTTGTACGTCGAGGCCATCTCGTGGCCGTACGCTCCCGCGTTCCCCAGCGCGAGGAGATCCCCCCGCTCGGGGACCGGAAGCGGTCGGCCCTCGCAGAAGACGTCGCCGCTCTCGCAGATGGGGCCCGCGACGGTGACGGGGGCCTCCTCCCGGTCGAGGGAGTCGGGTTCCAGCGAGCGAATCTCGTGGTAGGCGTCGTACATCGCCGGCCGCAGCAGGTCCGTCATGCCGGCGTCGACCCCCGCGACCAGTTCGTCCGACGCCCCCTTCACGGCGTTCACCCTGGTCAGGAGCACGGCCGCGTCTGCGACGACGTAGCGCCCGGGTTCGAGCGCCAGCGCCGCGTCGAGTCCGTCGAGTTCCTCCCGGACCGCCGCCGCGACGGCGTCCAGGTCGAGCGGCTCCTCGTCGTCGCGGTAGGGGACGCCGATGCCGCCGCCGACGTTGACGTACTCGAGGTCGTCGACGGCGGCGGCCAGTTCCGCGACGCGCGCGAGGAACTCGCGGTGGGCCGCCAGGTCCGCCTCGCCGTGGATTCCCGATCCCGCGTGGGCGTGCACGCCGACCACGTCGAACGCCGTCCTCGCACTGGCGACCACCTCGCCGACGCGGTCGGCCGGCACGCCGAACTTCGCCGCGCCGCCGGTGCGGACCTTCTCGTGGTGGCCCGCGCCGACTCCGGGGTTGACCCGGACGCAGACCCGGCCGTCGTACCCGCGCTCGCGCAGGCGGTCGAGCGCGTCCGCCGCGCCGACCGTGATCGTGAGGTCCGCGCCCTCCTTCCACCACTCGACGACGGCGTCCAGATCGCGGGCGGGCGGGTTGACCGCCGTGTAATCCACGTCGGCGCCGTCGAAGCCGGCGTCGAGTGCGCGACGCACCTCGCCCGCCGAGGCACACTCGGCGCCCAAGCCCGCTTCCCCAACCGCTTCCAGCACCGCGCGGGCCGTGTTCGCCTTCACCGCGTACCGCAGGTCGGCGTCGGGGAACGCCGCGCGGAGTCGGGCGCAGTTCTCGGCGACCCGGTCGAGGTCGGTGACGTAGAGCGGGGTCCCGTGCTCGTCGGCGAGTTCGGAGAGCCGGGCCGCGTCCCAGTCCGCGAGCCGGCGGACGGCCGGCGAGTCGGCGAGGGGAGCGTCGTTCATTCCCGGAGCGCGTCCTCCCGCCGGGTCGCCTCGAGCGTCTCCTCCTCGACGTGCGTCGCCACGACGGCCGGCTTGTACGCGCCGCCCTCGAAGAGGTCGTGGTCGGAGACGCTCGACTCGACGAAGCGTGCGAACGCGCGGCGGTTCTCGGGCAAGTGGCCGTGGATGACCTCCTCCTCGACGAGGTCGTACACCGGGATCCGGGGGGTGAGCAGCGTGTTCTCGCCGACGACGGAGTTCGCGCCGACGCGGAAGCCGGACGTGACCCGGCAGCCCGCGCCGAGCGAGACGCCCTCCTCGACGATCACCGGCGCGTCCTCGACCGGTTCGAGCACGCCGCCGACGAGCGTGTTCGCGCCGAGCTTCACGCCTTCGCCCAACTGGGCGCACGAGCCGACGGTGTCACAGGAGTCGACGAGCGTCCCCTCGCCGACGTACGCGCCGACGTTGACGAACGACGGGCTCATCATGATGGCGTCGTCGCCGAGGTGGGCGCCCCGCCGGAGCACGGTCCCGTCGGGCGTGTTTCGCGCCCCGCCGGCCGCGAGGTCGTCGGTGTCCCGCAGCGGGAGCACGTCGTAGTAGCCGACCCCGCCGTACTCGCGTCGTTCGGTCTCGCGGAGCCCGAAGTTGAGCAGGACGCCGCGCTTCACCCACTCGTTCGCGACCCAGTCGGTCACGGAGGCGCCGGTCTTCTCGGCCGCGCGGACCTCGCCCGCCTCCAGCGCGTCGAGGAACGCGTCGAGGACGGCCCGGTCCCCGTCGGTCACGTCGCCGGCCGTCAGGCCGTCGTCGTAGCGGTGCCACAGGTCGTCGACGTCGGATTGCAGACTCATTCGAGTACCTCCGTGAAGTCGTAACGGCCGGGTTCGCGCCCGGCCAGCCACGCGGCCGCGTCGAGCGCGCCGGCGGCGAACACCCGTCGGGAGCCGGCCCGGTGGGTGAGTTCCAGCACGTTGTCCTCGCCCGCGAGCAGCACCTCGTGCTCCCCCGCGACGTCGCCCGCGCGGCGGGCGTGGACGCCGACCTCCCCGGGCGAGCGCGGGGCGTCCCCCTCCCGGCCGTACGTCCGCTCCTCCAGGTCGTCCCGCTCGGCCTCGATGTCGTCGAGAATCGTCAGGGCGGTCCCGCTCGGGGCGTCCCGCTTGCCGTCGTGGTGGGTCTCGGTCACCTCCACGTCGTAGCCGGGGAGCGCGACGACCGCCTCCCGGACCGCGCGGCGGAGCGCGGCGATCCCCCGCGAGAAGTTCGACGCGCGGAGGACGGGCACGTCGGCCGCGGCCTCCGAGAGCGCCGCCAGTTGCTCCTCCGTGAAGCCGGTGGTTCCGACGACCGCCGGCACGCCCGCCTCCGCGCAGGCCGCGACGCGCTCGACGCTCGACTCCGGCCCGGTGAAGTCCACCAGGGCGTCCGGGTCGTGGTCGGCCAGCAGGGCCGGCAGGTCGGCGGCGTCCCGGACCTCCACGCCCGCGATGGCCCCGCCCGGCGATCGGCTCACGGCGACGGCGACCTCGAACCGGTCGTCCTCGCCCGCGGCCTCGATCACCTCGCGCCCCATCCGGCCGGTCGCGCCGGTCACGGCGATCCGGGTGGTCACCGCTCGGCCACCTCCGCTTCCGCGTCGTCCCCGCGGACTCGCTCGCCCCCGTCGGCCGCCTCGAGGTCTGCGAGCAGTTCAGCCAGGACCTCGCGGGTCTCGTCGGTCGCCCGGGTCAGCGGCGGGCGGAGGTCGGCGGGGCCGTACCCGCGCACGTCCATCGCCTCCTTCACCGGGATCGGGTTCGTCTCGCGGAACAGCGCCCGGCACAGCGGCGACAGTTCGTGGTGGAGTTCCCGCGCGCGGTCGGACTCCCCGTCCAGCGCCGCGCGGACCATCGACCCGACCCGCTCGGGTTCGACGTTCGCGGCGACGCTGATCGTTCCGGTCCCCCCGACCGACAGGATCGGGAGCGTCATCCCGTCGTCGCCCGAGAGCACGTCGAACGCCTCCCCGCGGGTGCGCTCGACGATCTCCGAGATCCGGTTCAGATCGCCGGATGCGGCCTTGTACCCCCGCACGTTGGGGTGGGAAGCCAGGTCGACGACGGTGTCCAGGTCGAGGCTCTGCCCGGTCCGCGAGGGGACGTTGTAGACGACCTGCGGGAGGTCGACGGCGTCCGCGACCGCCGCGAAGTGCTCGTACTGTCCCCGCGGTTCGGGCTTGTTGTAGTACGGGGAGATGAGCAGCAGGGCGTCCGCGCCCGCCTCCGCCGCGCGCTCCGAGAGGTGGAGCGCCTCGCGGGTCGAGTTCGAGCCGGTGCCGGCGACGACCGGAACGTCGACCGCGTCGACGACGGTCTCGACGACCTCCGCGTGCTCGTCGTGGGTGAGCGTCGCCGACTCCCCGGTGGAGCCGACGGGCACGAGGCCGTCGGTGCCCGCGGCCTCGAGCCGTCGGGCGTCGGCTGCGAGCTGTTCGTGGTCGACGTCGTCGCTGTCCGTGAACGGCGTGGTCATGGCCGGGTAGGCCCCGGCGAACGTGTCGTGGTGTATCGTCATTCGGTGGTGGGTCGGTGGTGTCGCGTGTCGGTTTGCGCGCGTCGCGTGCGTCCGGAGTCGCCCGGGACGGGGGTGCCACTCCCGCCGCGAGCGTGCTACGCGCGTTTCGGTTTCCGACCCGAGAAGGCGGCCGACACGCCGCGCTCGTGGGGGGCGGCCCCAGCGCGGCGCGACGTGTCTCGCATACTCGTGTACCGGAGTGGCGGCTACTAATGCGTTGCGCCACGGGCCGATGTTGCTCGTCGGTCCGGTCGGATCGTCACAGCACAGTTCCCGAAAGCCCCGTGGCTGTCGACTCCGGAATCCGTTCGGTCGTCCCCCGCCGGGAGCCGGTCGTCACACTGAAAGGGAGGACGACGACTCCGAATCCGGCCCTGACCCGCGAACGGACCTGTAAACCCTTTTACCGGGGCACGCGTCATACCCGCTGTAATGAGCGACCTCCCGGACGACTTCAGCTGCACCATCACCAACTGGGAGTACATCTACGACCTCTGTCGACAGGTCGCCGACGAGGTGAAGGCGGCCGACTTCGAGCCGGACGTGGTGGTGGCGCTCGCCCGCGGCGGCTGGTTCGCCGGCCGGTGCATCTGTGACTTCCTCGGCATGGACGACCTCACGAGCCTGAAGATGGAACACTACGTCGGCACCGCGGAGAAGTCCGGCGAGCCGACGGTCCGCTACCCGATGCCCGAGGGGAGCGTCCAGGGGAAGGACGTGCTCATCATCGACGACATCGCCGACACCGGCGGCTCCATCAAGCGCGCCCACGAGTACGTCGACGAGCGCGACGGCGGCGAGATTCGGACCGCGACGCTCCAGCTGCTCCGCAGTTCCACGTTCGAACCCGACTTCATCGGCGAGCGCCTCGAGGAGTGGACCTGGATGGTCTACCCCTGGAACTTCATCGAGGACATGGTCGATCTCGTCTCCGGCGTGATGGAGCGGGCCGACCAGGAGCGGTTCACCGCCGAGGACGTCCGCCACTACCTCTCGGAGTTCCACGACGTCGATCGCATCGGCATGGAGATCGCCCAGCCCGGCCGCCTCGACGAGGTCATGGACGAGATGGTCCGCCGCGACGTCGTCCGCGAAACCGACGGCGGCTACCGGCTGCTCGAGGGCGAGTAACCCGGTCCACACGACCAGTCCGTGGCGCTGCTCGACATCTTCGTCGGCGCGATCCTCCCCATCGTCGCCATCGCCGGCGCCGGGTTCGTCCTCGGACGCCTGCGCGAGGTCGACCCGGGGCCGCTGAACACGGCGGTCGTCTACGTCCTCGTCCCCGCGCTCGTCTTCCACAGCCTCGCGACCGCACCGCTCTCGGGCGAGACCATCGCCAAACTGACCGCCGCGGTGACGGCGTACGTCCTCGGCATGGTGGTCGTCGCGGAGGGGGTCGGCAGGCTGCTGGGCGAGTCGGAGCCGGGTCTCTCGGCGCTCGTGCTGGCGGCGACGTTCCCCAACTCCGGCAACTACGGCATCCCGCTCTCCGACTTCGCGTTCCCCGCCGGCGGACGGCCGACGGCGGTGCTGTATCTCGCCATCCAGTCCGTGCTGATCTACACCGTCGGCGTCTACGTCGCCTCCCGCGCCGGCGGCAGGGGCGGCCTCTCGGGCGTGAAACGGGTGCTCTACGTGCCGCTGGTGTGGGCAGTTCCGCTGGCGCTCGGCGTGCGGTGGCTCGGCGTCGTGCCCCCCGTCGACGGCTCGGCGATGAGGACGCTCCAGCTCGTCGGCGACTCCTCCATCCCGGTGATGCTGCTCATCCTCGGGATCCAACTCGCCCGGACCGACTACGGCACCGCGCTCTCGCAGGCGTGGGTCCCGTCGCTGTTGAAGATGGGCGTCGCGCCCGCGCTGGCGGTCGGCGTCGCGCTCCTCGTGGGCTTCTCGGACCCGACGGTCGCCCGGGTGTTCGTCCTCGAGTCGGCGATGCCCGCGGCGATCACGCCGGTCATCCTGGTGGCGGAGTTCGCCGGCGAGGGCCGCATCGGCGGCGTCTCGATCGCCGAGTACGTGAGCACCATCGTGCTGGTGACGACGCTCGCGTCGCTGCCCGTCCTGACGGGGCTCATCGCGCTGTTGCAGAGCGGCCTCGTGTTGTAAGGGCGCCTCGCGTCCCGGGAGGGCTCGCGTCGCATCGGTGGCTCGGGGTGGCTCGCGTCCGCCGCCCGGTCCCGGCCTAGTCGTCGACTGCCGCCGTCTCGCCCGTGTCCACGACCGCGGAGGCCCAGGTCCCCCGCAGCAGCCACGCGAGGACGACGGTCGCGCCGACGACGTCGCCGAAGACGACGGCCCACCAGATTCCGGTCGTCCCCCAGCCGTACTCGAACACGAGCAGGTACGTCGCGGGAACGCGGACGCCCCACAGCGCGATCAGGGAGAACGCCAGCGCGGTCGTCGTCCGACCCGCGCCGCGTAGCGCCCCGCGCCCGACCTCGAAGGCGCCCGTGAACGCGAACATGATCGCCGCCGTCCGGAGGTAGGTCGTGGCGTAGCCGATGGTCTCGCCCGCGTCGGGGGCGTCGGGCGGGAGGAACACCTCGACGATGACCCCTGGGAACGCCGCCGCGAACAGGCTCACCGGGATCATCACCCCCACGATGACCGAGAGCGAGGCCCTGACGGCACGCCACGCGCGGTCCGCGCGTTCGGCGCCGAGGTTCTGCCCGACGACCGTGTTCGTCGCCTGCGAGAGCCCCATCGCCGGCAGGAACACGAGCGAGATGAGCCGGTTGCCGAGGCCGTACGCGGCGACGATGCCCGGCGGGAACGTGGCGACCATCGAGGTGAGCACGACGAACGCGAGCGCGGTCCCGGACTGTTCGAGCGCCGACGGGACGCCAAGTTTCACCACGTCCCCGACGATGCCGAGGTCGGGGAGCAGGTCCCACGGCCGGACGTCCGGCCCCGCGGAGGTGCCGAACAGCACGTACCAGCCGATGACGGTCGCGACCGCGCGGGAGGCGAACGTCGCCCACGCGGCGCCCTCGATGCCGTACGCGTCGAACGGCCCCAGGCCGAAGATGAGGATCGGGTCGAGCGCGACGTTCATGGCGACCGAGACGAGCATGACCCGGAGCGGCCCGCGCGTGTCCCCGTAGCCGCGCATCAGCGCGACGAACACGTAGAAGCCGAACAGGAACGGCGTGGCGAGGAAGAACACGCGCATGTAGGCGGCCGCGAGCGGGACGACGTCCGTCGCGGTGTCCGGGTCCGCCGGGAGCAGCGAGAGCATCGGCTCGACGGCGACGTAGCCGACCGCGGCGATGGCGAGCGAGACGAGCATCACGAATCCCAGCGTCGACCCGGCGACGCGGCCCGCCTTCCGGTCGCCGCCCGCGCCGGTGTGCTGTGCGACGAGGATGGCGCCCGCGGCGGTGAAGCCGCCGCCGACGCTGATGAAGAGGAAGACGAGCGGGAACGCGAGCGAGAGCGCGCCGACGGCGTCCGCGGAGAGGCGGCCGAGCCAGAACGTGTCCGCGACGTTGTACATCACCTGGAGGAGCTGGATCACCACCAGCGGCCAGGCGACCCGCAACATCGGCCGGAGAAGCTCCCCCTCCGTGAGTTCGTCCGCGCCGCTCTTCGTGGAGGGGCCGTCCATGGCCCTTCGAAGCGATACACCCATTTGAACCCTCCTAACACGTGGTAACTCAGACCACACGACCGGATACCGGAGGTAAGCGATCCCTATCGAGCTCGGTCACTCCGGACCGTGCTCGTTCGCCGCCGTGCTCATCCCCTCGACCCCCGCTCGCCCCGTATCTGGGCGACGTGGCTCAGCGTGACCAGGCCGAGACCGCCGACCAGGTTCCCGGCCGTCGTGACGGCGGTCGTGGCGGCGAGGGCGCCCACGCCGACCTCGGCGCCGACGAGCACGCCGAAGAGGACGTGCAACACGGTGACGACGACGTGGTCGAAGGGGCCGAGCGTCAACAGCACGCCGACGACGTAGGCGACCGCGATCCGTGCCATCGAGCCGTCGACCGA
Protein-coding regions in this window:
- the dapF gene encoding diaminopimelate epimerase → MTRVGFTKYHGTGNDFLVVDAEEPVPDRAAFAVARCDRETGVDAGARRGADGVLFLGLDAGAADAPGRDGDGRPDDPVRVRMTLVQPDGSVAEMCGNGARCVASWAADRTGASEFVIGTPAGDRRAVVGDDGVEVEMGRPSFAPADVPLAGGGPLVGRSVEGLTVTAVNTGVPHAVAFVDDLDAVDLASVAPPVRHADAFPEGANVTLAEPVAADEADAGGARAAEFRQRTFERGVEDETRACGTGAVAVLAAARRTGRTDRESATVSPPGGELRVTVPADGSATLAGPTEREAEGTLEAEP
- the lysA gene encoding diaminopimelate decarboxylase, which codes for MNDAPLADSPAVRRLADWDAARLSELADEHGTPLYVTDLDRVAENCARLRAAFPDADLRYAVKANTARAVLEAVGEAGLGAECASAGEVRRALDAGFDGADVDYTAVNPPARDLDAVVEWWKEGADLTITVGAADALDRLRERGYDGRVCVRVNPGVGAGHHEKVRTGGAAKFGVPADRVGEVVASARTAFDVVGVHAHAGSGIHGEADLAAHREFLARVAELAAAVDDLEYVNVGGGIGVPYRDDEEPLDLDAVAAAVREELDGLDAALALEPGRYVVADAAVLLTRVNAVKGASDELVAGVDAGMTDLLRPAMYDAYHEIRSLEPDSLDREEAPVTVAGPICESGDVFCEGRPLPVPERGDLLALGNAGAYGHEMASTYNSRPRPADVTPSGDVLRERESLADLTRLER
- a CDS encoding 2,3,4,5-tetrahydropyridine-2,6-dicarboxylate N-succinyltransferase — encoded protein: MSLQSDVDDLWHRYDDGLTAGDVTDGDRAVLDAFLDALEAGEVRAAEKTGASVTDWVANEWVKRGVLLNFGLRETERREYGGVGYYDVLPLRDTDDLAAGGARNTPDGTVLRRGAHLGDDAIMMSPSFVNVGAYVGEGTLVDSCDTVGSCAQLGEGVKLGANTLVGGVLEPVEDAPVIVEEGVSLGAGCRVTSGFRVGANSVVGENTLLTPRIPVYDLVEEEVIHGHLPENRRAFARFVESSVSDHDLFEGGAYKPAVVATHVEEETLEATRREDALRE
- the dapB gene encoding 4-hydroxy-tetrahydrodipicolinate reductase, translated to MTTRIAVTGATGRMGREVIEAAGEDDRFEVAVAVSRSPGGAIAGVEVRDAADLPALLADHDPDALVDFTGPESSVERVAACAEAGVPAVVGTTGFTEEQLAALSEAAADVPVLRASNFSRGIAALRRAVREAVVALPGYDVEVTETHHDGKRDAPSGTALTILDDIEAERDDLEERTYGREGDAPRSPGEVGVHARRAGDVAGEHEVLLAGEDNVLELTHRAGSRRVFAAGALDAAAWLAGREPGRYDFTEVLE
- the dapA gene encoding 4-hydroxy-tetrahydrodipicolinate synthase, with translation MTIHHDTFAGAYPAMTTPFTDSDDVDHEQLAADARRLEAAGTDGLVPVGSTGESATLTHDEHAEVVETVVDAVDVPVVAGTGSNSTREALHLSERAAEAGADALLLISPYYNKPEPRGQYEHFAAVADAVDLPQVVYNVPSRTGQSLDLDTVVDLASHPNVRGYKAASGDLNRISEIVERTRGEAFDVLSGDDGMTLPILSVGGTGTISVAANVEPERVGSMVRAALDGESDRARELHHELSPLCRALFRETNPIPVKEAMDVRGYGPADLRPPLTRATDETREVLAELLADLEAADGGERVRGDDAEAEVAER
- a CDS encoding phosphoribosyltransferase — encoded protein: MSDLPDDFSCTITNWEYIYDLCRQVADEVKAADFEPDVVVALARGGWFAGRCICDFLGMDDLTSLKMEHYVGTAEKSGEPTVRYPMPEGSVQGKDVLIIDDIADTGGSIKRAHEYVDERDGGEIRTATLQLLRSSTFEPDFIGERLEEWTWMVYPWNFIEDMVDLVSGVMERADQERFTAEDVRHYLSEFHDVDRIGMEIAQPGRLDEVMDEMVRRDVVRETDGGYRLLEGE
- a CDS encoding AEC family transporter, whose translation is MALLDIFVGAILPIVAIAGAGFVLGRLREVDPGPLNTAVVYVLVPALVFHSLATAPLSGETIAKLTAAVTAYVLGMVVVAEGVGRLLGESEPGLSALVLAATFPNSGNYGIPLSDFAFPAGGRPTAVLYLAIQSVLIYTVGVYVASRAGGRGGLSGVKRVLYVPLVWAVPLALGVRWLGVVPPVDGSAMRTLQLVGDSSIPVMLLILGIQLARTDYGTALSQAWVPSLLKMGVAPALAVGVALLVGFSDPTVARVFVLESAMPAAITPVILVAEFAGEGRIGGVSIAEYVSTIVLVTTLASLPVLTGLIALLQSGLVL
- a CDS encoding MATE family efflux transporter produces the protein MDGPSTKSGADELTEGELLRPMLRVAWPLVVIQLLQVMYNVADTFWLGRLSADAVGALSLAFPLVFLFISVGGGFTAAGAILVAQHTGAGGDRKAGRVAGSTLGFVMLVSLAIAAVGYVAVEPMLSLLPADPDTATDVVPLAAAYMRVFFLATPFLFGFYVFVALMRGYGDTRGPLRVMLVSVAMNVALDPILIFGLGPFDAYGIEGAAWATFASRAVATVIGWYVLFGTSAGPDVRPWDLLPDLGIVGDVVKLGVPSALEQSGTALAFVVLTSMVATFPPGIVAAYGLGNRLISLVFLPAMGLSQATNTVVGQNLGAERADRAWRAVRASLSVIVGVMIPVSLFAAAFPGVIVEVFLPPDAPDAGETIGYATTYLRTAAIMFAFTGAFEVGRGALRGAGRTTTALAFSLIALWGVRVPATYLLVFEYGWGTTGIWWAVVFGDVVGATVVLAWLLRGTWASAVVDTGETAAVDD